A genome region from Blochmannia endosymbiont of Polyrhachis (Hedomyrma) turneri includes the following:
- the atpE gene encoding F0F1 ATP synthase subunit C — protein MDHLLNNIDLLYLAAAIMLGLAAIGASIGIGILGSKFLEGAARQPDLIPLLRTQFFIVMGLVDAIPMIAVAFGLYIMFAVI, from the coding sequence ATGGATCATTTATTAAATAACATAGATTTATTGTATTTGGCGGCAGCTATTATGTTAGGATTAGCAGCAATTGGTGCATCAATTGGAATTGGTATTTTAGGTAGTAAGTTTTTGGAAGGTGCAGCTCGTCAGCCTGATTTAATTCCACTTTTACGTACTCAATTTTTTATTGTTATGGGATTGGTAGATGCTATTCCTATGATTGCTGTAGCTTTTGGTTTATATATTATGTTTGCTGTAATATAA